From the genome of Polyangiaceae bacterium, one region includes:
- a CDS encoding purine-binding chemotaxis protein CheW, with amino-acid sequence MAVSCEHVVELIPRVDIDRVPDSPANVLGVINLRGRVVPILDLRARLSSKATLPAHQHLVIVRGRADKLIGLAVDEVSDVITVETNSIEQPGEVAGVRSPGVVRVDDDLVLVLSPEDAYHASV; translated from the coding sequence GTGGCAGTCTCGTGTGAGCACGTGGTCGAGCTGATTCCGCGTGTCGACATCGACCGCGTCCCGGACTCGCCGGCCAACGTCCTTGGCGTCATCAACCTTCGGGGTCGCGTCGTCCCGATCCTCGATCTGCGAGCGAGACTCTCGTCGAAAGCGACGCTTCCAGCTCACCAGCACCTCGTCATCGTGCGCGGTCGCGCCGACAAACTCATCGGGCTCGCCGTCGACGAGGTTAGTGACGTGATTACGGTCGAGACAAACTCGATCGAGCAACCGGGGGAGGTCGCCGGAGTGCGCTCGCCGGGCGTCGTCCGCGTCGACGACGACCTCGTGCTCGTGCTGTCGCCGGAGGACGCGTACCATGCCTCGGTCTGA
- a CDS encoding chemotaxis protein CheW — translation MSSTEETVYDKLRKSIAQLDEKLREGNTGERDVHPRILAERTKRIAKTPVRVDRAPDSIGCIVFERTGRRYAVQLESVDDVGPLGRVTRVPGVPPYFLGVAARRGRIVAVVDLPLLFTPDAAAMNEPEHLVMASNAEVVCGVAADFLHNIIEVNRRTIAKAMPTFPPLVQRHTLGVLEDRTVVLDLVSLLADRALRVEERG, via the coding sequence ATGAGTTCCACGGAAGAAACCGTCTACGACAAGCTGCGCAAATCCATCGCCCAGCTCGACGAAAAGTTGCGCGAGGGAAACACGGGTGAACGCGACGTTCATCCCCGAATCCTCGCCGAACGCACCAAGCGCATTGCCAAGACGCCCGTTCGCGTCGATCGCGCCCCCGATTCCATCGGGTGCATCGTCTTCGAACGCACGGGGCGCAGATACGCCGTGCAGCTCGAATCCGTAGACGATGTCGGCCCGCTCGGCCGAGTCACGCGCGTGCCCGGAGTACCCCCGTACTTCCTTGGTGTTGCAGCGCGGCGTGGTCGTATCGTAGCTGTCGTCGACTTGCCGCTCCTGTTTACTCCCGACGCTGCTGCGATGAACGAACCCGAGCATCTGGTCATGGCCTCGAACGCCGAAGTTGTCTGCGGCGTAGCGGCCGACTTTTTGCACAACATCATCGAGGTCAATCGGCGCACGATCGCCAAAGCGATGCCGACATTCCCTCCGCTCGTTCAGCGTCACACGCTTGGCGTGCTCGAAGATCGCACCGTCGTACTCGACCTCGTATCGCTCCTGGCCGACCGTGCACTGCGTGTCGAGGAGCGCGGCTGA
- a CDS encoding response regulator, with the protein MPLDDAAFEALCETLRNEASEQIERIGTALLLIERGAEGTARDQLIDEAFRQAHNMKGAAASLGFAQTARLAHAIESVLAALRTDDDARTPEVFDTLNAALSTVPHALRVDPSDDADPVVTEAIQALEAVHGKHQNTPDAPPVQAASPQAPVIIPSESITVATRSRSPQSILRQHNLAEGSSPPPQYRSNYVEPKTKHSEPPPNPLTPVASGTPTGVLMPIAHLPPPPGFAPPPTYAGAPNAVAAAYPAPGTGSGVSTGPAGPNSPKTNAPATPGTGVPVSPGTSAGLSLPGARTISLGGPTPGQPSRAGTSAVSMPNPPVRPQAEETLRVSMKKLSGLMAQVGELLAARVRTDQRLSELRSVLAAEEERFKAQAALRAMVRDDAPPHVEGWAKRLIDVQQDDLEHERLLVRRLREIVRTFEADALQSTILSGQLQEDIRRIQTFPLASVLEPLPRAVRNMAREGGKMVDLVITGSELELDKKVLEELRDPLYHLLRNAVDHGCEAPTVRTAAGKPPRGTIRIHAEHRGDVVTITIADDGPGVDVAAVRRSAVAANLISAVEAAEMPEHRVLELLFAPGLTTRSEAGGLSGRGVGLDAVRTNIEKLHGSVTVESRQGVGTSFVIVLPLTIYVVHSLLLRVGEEQFAMPISAIQRILRISTTDILEVEQTHAIVVDGRPIALVPLGTLLGLPVELPPPPERIPVLVIGIGETRCALAVREIVSDQTVLAKNLEAPLIRVRNIAGATIMGDGRVVLMLNPIDLIKSASGRDAARFQSLIPRIEQRTNPKLLLVDDSFTTRALERSVLEVAGFDVVAVADGQEALSALEFEPFDIVVTDVSMPEMSGLELCNHIRGNERLRRLPVVLVTSLGSEDDRRAGLAVGADAYIVKSEFDHEVFVQTVNDLVGRG; encoded by the coding sequence ATGCCTCTCGACGATGCCGCCTTCGAAGCGCTTTGCGAAACGTTGCGCAACGAAGCCAGCGAGCAGATCGAGCGCATTGGCACGGCGCTGCTCCTCATCGAGCGTGGTGCCGAGGGCACCGCTCGTGACCAGCTCATCGACGAAGCATTTCGGCAAGCACACAACATGAAAGGTGCCGCCGCTTCGCTCGGTTTTGCGCAAACGGCACGCCTTGCTCATGCCATCGAATCGGTGCTCGCCGCCTTGCGCACCGATGACGACGCTCGCACCCCCGAAGTCTTCGACACCCTCAACGCAGCCCTCTCGACGGTGCCGCACGCGCTTCGTGTCGATCCGAGCGACGACGCCGATCCCGTCGTCACGGAAGCCATCCAAGCGCTCGAAGCGGTTCACGGCAAGCATCAGAACACGCCGGATGCGCCACCCGTGCAGGCAGCTTCGCCGCAAGCGCCCGTCATCATCCCTTCGGAAAGCATCACGGTCGCAACGCGTTCGCGAAGCCCCCAATCCATTCTGCGCCAGCACAACCTCGCCGAAGGCTCTTCACCGCCGCCGCAATACCGCTCCAACTACGTCGAGCCGAAAACCAAGCACAGCGAGCCACCGCCCAATCCACTGACGCCTGTTGCCAGTGGTACTCCGACAGGCGTGCTGATGCCGATTGCGCACTTGCCACCGCCACCAGGTTTTGCACCTCCGCCAACCTACGCCGGTGCACCGAACGCCGTCGCCGCCGCGTATCCGGCGCCAGGTACGGGCAGCGGCGTGTCCACCGGACCCGCAGGCCCCAACTCGCCCAAGACCAACGCACCGGCGACGCCCGGCACAGGTGTACCCGTTTCACCGGGCACTTCGGCTGGTTTGTCTCTACCAGGTGCACGCACCATTTCGCTCGGCGGACCCACGCCTGGACAACCATCGAGAGCCGGCACGAGCGCTGTGTCGATGCCCAACCCCCCCGTGCGACCACAGGCCGAAGAAACGCTGCGCGTGTCCATGAAAAAGCTCTCGGGGCTCATGGCTCAAGTGGGCGAGCTACTCGCTGCACGCGTACGCACCGACCAACGTTTGTCCGAGCTTCGATCCGTACTGGCTGCCGAGGAAGAACGATTCAAGGCGCAAGCGGCGCTCCGCGCGATGGTTCGTGACGACGCACCCCCGCACGTCGAAGGCTGGGCCAAACGGCTCATCGACGTGCAGCAAGACGACCTCGAACACGAGCGCCTTCTCGTCCGCCGTTTGCGCGAGATCGTACGCACGTTCGAGGCCGATGCGCTTCAGTCGACCATCCTCTCGGGACAGCTTCAGGAAGACATCCGGCGCATTCAAACTTTCCCCCTCGCAAGCGTCTTGGAACCGCTCCCGCGTGCCGTTCGAAACATGGCGCGCGAAGGCGGCAAGATGGTCGATCTCGTCATCACCGGCTCGGAGCTCGAGCTCGACAAAAAAGTCCTCGAAGAGCTGCGCGATCCTCTCTACCACCTGCTCCGAAACGCAGTGGATCACGGCTGCGAAGCGCCCACTGTACGAACCGCCGCCGGCAAACCCCCTCGCGGCACCATTCGCATCCACGCCGAACATCGCGGCGACGTCGTCACCATCACGATCGCCGACGATGGCCCTGGAGTCGACGTCGCTGCCGTTCGCCGATCCGCCGTCGCGGCAAACCTCATTTCAGCCGTCGAAGCCGCTGAGATGCCCGAACACCGCGTCCTCGAGCTGCTGTTTGCCCCGGGACTCACGACGCGATCCGAAGCTGGAGGACTCTCTGGACGCGGCGTCGGGCTCGATGCGGTCAGGACAAACATCGAAAAACTCCACGGCTCTGTCACCGTCGAATCGCGACAAGGCGTAGGAACGTCGTTCGTCATCGTTCTGCCATTGACCATCTACGTCGTTCATTCGCTCTTGCTGCGCGTCGGCGAAGAGCAGTTCGCGATGCCGATCTCGGCGATTCAACGTATTCTGCGCATCAGCACCACGGACATCCTCGAGGTCGAGCAAACGCATGCCATCGTCGTCGACGGTCGTCCCATTGCTCTCGTACCTCTCGGAACGCTCCTTGGATTGCCCGTCGAGCTGCCGCCGCCACCCGAACGGATCCCAGTGCTCGTCATCGGCATCGGCGAAACGCGATGTGCGCTGGCCGTACGTGAGATCGTTAGTGATCAAACGGTTTTGGCCAAAAACCTCGAAGCACCACTCATACGTGTTCGAAACATCGCGGGTGCGACGATTATGGGCGACGGACGCGTCGTGCTCATGCTCAACCCCATCGATCTCATCAAGTCGGCATCCGGTCGTGATGCAGCTCGTTTTCAGTCGCTCATCCCGCGCATCGAGCAGCGCACGAACCCCAAATTGCTGCTCGTCGACGACTCGTTCACCACGCGCGCGCTCGAACGTTCGGTGCTCGAAGTCGCCGGCTTCGACGTCGTTGCAGTCGCCGATGGGCAGGAAGCCTTGTCGGCGCTCGAGTTCGAACCCTTCGACATCGTCGTCACCGACGTTTCCATGCCCGAGATGAGCGGGCTCGAGCTTTGCAATCACATTCGCGGCAACGAGCGGCTTCGAAGATTGCCCGTCGTTCTCGTCACATCGCTCGGTTCTGAAGACGATCGCCGCGCAGGACTCGCTGTCGGCGCGGATGCGTACATCGTGAAGAGCGAATTCGATCACGAGGTCTTCGTGCAAACCGTCAACGATCTCGTAGGGAGAGGCTGA
- a CDS encoding response regulator: MPRVLVVDDSVVMRDIVRAHLSGLGLDLEFAPSAEEGLSRMAVNPPYDLVVTDYAMPGINGLEFAKRIKEKGGITAPRIILISANKELRERDLLATGILDAFFPKPLDGAQLAARVSSILSLSSASPAAIIPSSRRVRSAIRVVVADDTEVGRTLLMRVLKADTELDVVGVARDGQQAVDLAVRENPQIILLDAMMPGLDGVAATRRIMALAPTRVVIVSEQQGKGAAAQIFAATEAGAIDVIARPGWIDPAGPQAVALRDKIKMLAEIPVVRRWADAPRSVRSRRGSSGRTINKASIVAICASTGGPAALATLLPGIAAVAPTVPILIVQHVLAGFDEALAEWLAQVTQLPVRIATQGMQIRGGVVVLAPEGKHLIAQSSHTMSVVETPPIASHRPSGTPLFESIARHFGDGALAVVLTGMGNDGVEGLRAVKSVGGTVLVQSPDTCVVSGMPGAAIAKGYADSVLPLDELALEIVDRVRAPARPKY; this comes from the coding sequence ATGCCACGCGTACTCGTCGTCGACGATTCGGTCGTGATGCGCGACATCGTGCGCGCACATCTCTCCGGTCTTGGTCTCGACCTCGAATTTGCTCCGTCTGCGGAAGAAGGTTTGTCCCGCATGGCGGTCAACCCTCCGTACGACTTGGTCGTCACCGACTACGCGATGCCCGGCATCAACGGGCTCGAGTTTGCCAAGCGTATCAAGGAGAAGGGCGGCATCACTGCGCCGCGAATCATCCTCATCAGTGCCAACAAAGAACTTCGTGAACGCGACTTGCTCGCAACGGGCATCCTCGACGCGTTTTTCCCCAAGCCGCTCGATGGCGCGCAGCTCGCAGCCCGCGTCTCGAGCATCTTGTCGCTGAGCTCTGCGTCGCCCGCAGCGATCATCCCATCGAGCCGCCGAGTGCGATCGGCCATTCGAGTCGTCGTTGCGGACGACACCGAAGTGGGTCGCACGCTCCTCATGCGCGTCCTCAAGGCCGACACCGAGCTCGACGTGGTTGGCGTTGCTCGCGACGGCCAACAGGCCGTGGATCTCGCGGTTCGCGAAAACCCGCAGATCATTCTTCTCGATGCGATGATGCCTGGTCTCGACGGCGTCGCTGCAACTCGGCGCATCATGGCGCTCGCGCCCACGCGCGTCGTCATCGTGTCCGAGCAGCAAGGCAAGGGCGCAGCGGCGCAGATTTTCGCGGCAACCGAAGCGGGAGCGATCGACGTCATTGCGCGTCCGGGGTGGATCGATCCTGCGGGCCCGCAAGCCGTCGCCTTGCGCGACAAGATCAAGATGCTTGCGGAGATCCCCGTCGTTCGTCGTTGGGCTGATGCGCCGCGCTCGGTGCGATCTCGTCGAGGTTCGTCAGGACGCACGATCAACAAAGCTTCTATCGTTGCGATTTGCGCGTCCACGGGAGGCCCCGCGGCGCTCGCGACGCTCTTGCCGGGCATCGCAGCGGTTGCACCCACCGTCCCGATTCTCATCGTGCAGCATGTCCTTGCCGGCTTCGACGAAGCGCTTGCCGAGTGGCTTGCTCAAGTCACGCAGTTACCCGTGCGAATCGCGACCCAAGGCATGCAAATCCGCGGTGGCGTCGTGGTGCTTGCGCCCGAGGGCAAACACCTCATCGCCCAGTCTTCGCACACCATGAGCGTCGTCGAAACGCCCCCGATCGCGAGTCATCGGCCATCGGGAACGCCGCTCTTCGAATCCATCGCACGTCACTTCGGCGACGGCGCGCTTGCCGTGGTTCTCACGGGCATGGGAAACGATGGCGTCGAAGGATTACGTGCCGTGAAGTCCGTCGGCGGCACCGTCCTCGTTCAATCACCGGACACCTGTGTCGTCAGCGGCATGCCTGGCGCCGCGATCGCCAAGGGGTATGCTGATTCGGTGTTGCCGCTCGATGAACTGGCGCTCGAAATTGTCGACCGCGTTCGCGCTCCGGCACGACCCAAATACTGA
- a CDS encoding protein kinase produces MSSTMQEAEIPQRLGKYQILRRLAYGGMAEVLLGRLSGSDGFARDVVIKRVLPQYASNDEFIGMFRDEARITSRLHHGNIVQVVEFGEENGLYFLVLEYVDGPSLGAMLHELRKRSERLSVPEVAHIAVETARGLDYAHHKLGEDGRPLLIVHRDVSPSNILLSREGVVKLADFGIARARERLSPTQGGAGTLKGKFAYMAPETILRGRLDARSDLFSFGVVIFEMLTGRSAFTGETEAHTIQRVTMEDLPPPSTFNRAVPPEFDDIVVRLLDKDPDKRPARGLEIVDSIGKLRLHTSPPPSELLMETIARLFPVDRRDQKATVRPSKPRVIVVDESRTLRALVRASLGQKYVIVEASTGDEARTAMRGTVPDAVVCQRSLQGMSGIDLCVSMRENPRLDQVPFILLASDITSALEAEAVEAGVNAVLPKRFDPRQLESTLAKLLEG; encoded by the coding sequence ATGAGTTCGACGATGCAGGAGGCCGAGATCCCGCAGCGGCTCGGGAAGTACCAAATCCTCCGCAGGCTCGCCTACGGCGGCATGGCGGAAGTGCTTCTTGGGCGGCTATCGGGCAGCGATGGATTCGCGCGCGACGTCGTCATCAAGCGTGTCTTGCCGCAATACGCGTCGAACGACGAGTTCATCGGGATGTTTCGCGACGAGGCGCGGATCACCTCACGGCTGCATCACGGCAACATCGTTCAGGTCGTCGAGTTTGGCGAGGAAAACGGCCTCTACTTCTTGGTGCTCGAATACGTCGACGGCCCGAGCCTCGGCGCCATGCTCCACGAGCTTCGAAAACGTAGCGAAAGGCTGAGCGTTCCCGAGGTCGCGCACATCGCCGTCGAAACGGCTCGCGGTCTCGACTACGCGCATCACAAGCTCGGTGAAGACGGCAGACCGCTGCTCATCGTGCATCGTGACGTGAGCCCATCGAACATCCTGCTCTCGCGCGAGGGCGTCGTGAAGCTCGCCGACTTCGGCATTGCGCGAGCGCGCGAGCGACTCAGCCCGACGCAAGGCGGTGCAGGCACCCTCAAAGGGAAATTCGCGTACATGGCGCCCGAAACGATCCTTCGCGGAAGGCTCGATGCGCGCAGCGATCTCTTCTCCTTCGGCGTCGTCATTTTCGAGATGCTCACGGGCCGAAGTGCGTTCACGGGCGAAACCGAAGCGCACACCATTCAGCGCGTGACGATGGAGGATTTGCCCCCGCCATCGACGTTCAACCGCGCCGTTCCGCCCGAGTTCGACGACATTGTCGTGCGGCTGCTCGACAAGGACCCAGACAAGCGTCCAGCTCGAGGTCTCGAGATTGTCGATTCGATTGGCAAGTTGCGCCTGCACACGTCGCCTCCGCCGAGCGAGCTGCTCATGGAAACGATCGCGCGCCTCTTTCCGGTGGATCGTCGGGATCAGAAGGCGACGGTGCGTCCTTCCAAACCACGAGTCATCGTGGTGGATGAATCGCGAACGTTGCGCGCGCTGGTTCGAGCGAGCTTGGGCCAGAAGTACGTGATCGTGGAGGCGTCGACGGGGGACGAGGCGCGGACGGCGATGCGCGGGACAGTACCCGACGCAGTCGTGTGTCAGCGTTCACTCCAAGGCATGAGTGGGATAGATCTCTGCGTGTCGATGCGGGAGAATCCTCGGTTGGATCAAGTACCATTCATCTTGCTTGCATCGGACATTACATCAGCATTGGAAGCCGAGGCCGTCGAGGCCGGGGTGAATGCTGTCTTACCGAAGCGATTTGACCCTAGGCAGCTCGAGTCTACATTGGCGAAGTTGCTGGAGGGGTAG
- a CDS encoding tetratricopeptide repeat protein produces MTPEEARQKLNHLLSHAQYAEGERLAREVRAEAIRQNDLELATDAAFYLGQFCFEQLHHQDAWDALADALADRSELYGTNHLLTTQVRAWLAGVSTSLNRSAEARALLARATAALPKEPTDDERMIVVDTLRVIGFVENRLKRNDEAVEHLRRALELVESMSPPDELEVASVCVLLGAAEELVNHFDRAEELYTRALDIRLRLLDENNVLIAYCRNHLGVAKLMQSKPDEARELVDKSIAGLEATLGDNPLTATSLATRATMHALEEDHVRAVNTLERALTMKEGAGTDTPEVASTLLMLGLVQMGFGKPDLAEPHLRRAVKIYLPFHQTQLESLFNAFNNTISVLNAQRKFKEMIAFVEPILTRLQDEPLVDPNFLGAVITGLSTGYHGLGKASKAEKLLKRALGVVESRLGPEARELEPILHNLAQLLSEMGRHSESRMYRQRSEAILGKEN; encoded by the coding sequence ATGACCCCCGAAGAAGCGCGACAAAAGCTCAATCACCTCCTCTCGCATGCCCAGTATGCCGAAGGCGAACGCCTTGCGCGCGAGGTCCGGGCCGAAGCCATCCGGCAAAACGACCTCGAGCTTGCAACCGATGCCGCCTTTTATCTCGGGCAGTTCTGCTTCGAGCAGCTTCATCATCAGGATGCCTGGGATGCATTGGCGGACGCGCTGGCCGACCGGAGCGAGCTGTACGGGACCAATCACCTGCTCACGACGCAGGTTCGAGCGTGGCTTGCGGGCGTGTCAACGTCGCTCAATCGGAGTGCGGAGGCGCGAGCATTGCTAGCGCGTGCGACGGCGGCCCTGCCGAAAGAACCGACGGATGACGAACGAATGATCGTCGTCGACACGTTGCGCGTCATTGGATTCGTCGAAAATCGTCTCAAACGCAATGATGAGGCCGTCGAACACTTGCGGCGAGCTTTGGAGCTCGTTGAATCCATGAGCCCCCCGGACGAGCTCGAAGTGGCAAGCGTTTGCGTCCTACTGGGTGCGGCCGAAGAATTGGTAAACCATTTCGATCGTGCCGAAGAGCTTTACACGCGGGCGCTCGACATACGCCTGCGGCTGCTCGATGAAAACAACGTACTGATCGCCTATTGTCGCAATCATTTGGGCGTTGCGAAGTTGATGCAGAGCAAACCCGACGAGGCGCGAGAGCTCGTCGACAAATCGATTGCGGGGCTCGAAGCGACGCTTGGTGACAATCCTCTCACGGCGACGTCGCTTGCGACGCGCGCCACGATGCACGCGCTCGAAGAAGACCATGTACGCGCGGTCAATACACTCGAACGAGCGCTCACCATGAAAGAAGGGGCGGGGACGGATACGCCCGAAGTGGCCAGCACGCTTTTGATGCTCGGTTTGGTGCAGATGGGATTTGGAAAGCCGGATCTTGCCGAGCCGCATTTGCGTCGAGCGGTGAAGATTTATTTACCATTTCACCAAACGCAGCTCGAATCGTTGTTCAACGCGTTCAACAATACCATTTCGGTCCTGAATGCGCAGCGCAAGTTCAAAGAAATGATCGCATTCGTGGAGCCGATTTTGACACGATTGCAAGACGAACCGCTCGTGGATCCCAATTTCCTCGGCGCGGTGATCACGGGTTTGTCGACGGGATATCACGGGCTCGGCAAAGCGTCGAAAGCAGAAAAGTTGCTCAAGCGAGCATTGGGTGTCGTCGAATCGCGATTGGGCCCTGAAGCGCGCGAGCTGGAGCCGATATTGCACAATTTGGCGCAGCTTCTCTCAGAAATGGGAAGGCACTCGGAATCGCGCATGTATCGGCAGCGATCCGAGGCGATCTTGGGCAAAGAAAACTGA
- a CDS encoding Uma2 family endonuclease, translating into MDPKSSAGPMVLAPAAHGGVESRSIPRADRRPTSPFPPVDEHLVQPEAEARYEMIRGRKVSAMVALLPHAKAQGRLAFLTAPHVRPGYSMSTELLTRASEKSDFGTDVCVCRDGTDPATGSRYLEEISFEVVNEQRLRDVTDKAEDLIHRGVRRVFAIFVKTNQVAEWSKDEGKFVPLNEDGVIEDKLFIRPIAVRALIDFAEGENEVARALITKGNAEIVKLKEDAHKKGLDEGHKKGVHDTFCRLLRLRFGNVPDAVQQRIDVASIEELERWTERLFVATSLDDVFISSTQ; encoded by the coding sequence ATGGATCCCAAGAGCAGCGCAGGACCCATGGTTCTCGCACCAGCCGCTCATGGCGGCGTGGAATCTCGGTCGATTCCTCGCGCCGATCGCCGTCCCACGTCACCATTTCCACCTGTCGACGAACATCTCGTGCAGCCCGAAGCCGAGGCGCGTTACGAGATGATTCGAGGTCGTAAGGTTTCGGCGATGGTCGCGCTGCTTCCTCATGCCAAAGCGCAGGGTCGGCTTGCGTTTTTGACCGCGCCGCACGTAAGGCCCGGGTATTCGATGTCAACCGAGCTGCTCACGCGGGCATCAGAGAAGTCCGACTTCGGAACGGACGTGTGCGTGTGCCGAGACGGCACGGATCCGGCGACGGGTTCACGTTACTTGGAAGAGATATCGTTCGAGGTGGTGAACGAGCAGCGGCTGCGTGATGTGACGGACAAGGCGGAAGATTTGATTCACCGTGGAGTTCGTCGGGTATTCGCCATATTCGTGAAGACGAACCAGGTTGCCGAGTGGTCAAAGGACGAGGGGAAGTTCGTCCCGCTGAATGAAGACGGCGTGATCGAGGATAAACTCTTCATTCGTCCCATTGCCGTGCGCGCATTGATCGACTTTGCCGAAGGGGAAAACGAAGTCGCACGGGCGCTCATTACGAAGGGCAATGCGGAGATCGTCAAGCTGAAAGAGGATGCCCACAAAAAGGGCCTGGACGAAGGCCACAAAAAGGGCGTACACGACACGTTTTGCCGCCTGTTGCGTTTGCGCTTCGGAAATGTGCCGGACGCTGTGCAGCAACGCATCGACGTCGCGAGTATCGAAGAGCTCGAGCGATGGACGGAGCGATTGTTCGTGGCGACGTCGCTGGACGACGTATTCATTTCGTCGACGCAGTGA